In Penaeus vannamei isolate JL-2024 chromosome 15, ASM4276789v1, whole genome shotgun sequence, the following are encoded in one genomic region:
- the LOC113816405 gene encoding uncharacterized protein, whose product MKVLALLLASLAAVSAQTEPWCRCAAFVTYEHSEIRVFEAPEITIDSCVDDAKQCKNACTKELNDMSGNGNMWLVQENGLTVGQNICTYMADHFFYFIHNHRVYGYFEVCGGAWEYTGVASQQLLCCNGGKHEHCISK is encoded by the exons ATGAAGGTCCTCGCGCTTCTCTTGGCCTCCCTCGCCGCCGTCAG CGCCCAGACGGAGCCCTGGTGCCGCTGCGCCGCCTTCGTCACCTACGAGCACTCGGAGATCAGGGTGTTCGAAGCGCCCGAAATCACCATCGACTCCTGCGTAGACGACGCCAAGCAGTGCAAGAACGCCTGCACCAAGGAG CTCAACGACATGAGCGGCAACGGCAACATGTGGCTTGTTCAGGAAAACGGCTTGACTGTTGGCCAGAACATCTGCACTTACATGGCCGACCATTTCTTCTACTTCATCCACAACCACAGG GTGTACGGCTACTTCGAGGTGTGTGGAGGCGCCTGGGAGTACACCGGAGTGGCGTCGCAGCAGCTACTGTGCTGCAACGGAGGCAAGCACGAGCACTGCATCTCTAAGTAA
- the LOC138864221 gene encoding LIM domain-containing protein A-like: protein MRCQSYVKKTCGNIAAATGQQDSSMAHYGFQNKVQTGNEQDQPVVTSFIYKTSKLDGVLIFPDTHTRTHNTHSHAIHTHTRYIHMCHTPHTLTHATRIHTHTNTHTNTHTNTHTHTHTHTHTHTHTHTHTHTHTHTHTHTHTHTHTPHTHTHTHTHTHTHTHTHTHTHTHTHTHTHTHKHTQTHTYTHTHTHTHTHTHIHHTHTHTPHTHTYTTHTHIHHTHTHTPHTHTYTTHTHIHHTHTHTHTHTHTHIHTYTTHTHTHIHHTHTHTHTPHTHTHTYTTHTHTHTHTHTHTHTHTHTHIHHTHTYTTHTHTHIHHTHTHTPHTHTHTHIHHTHTHIHHTHTHIHHTHTHTHTHTPHTHTHTPHTHIHHTHHTPHTHLHLQHILA from the exons ATGAGGTGCCAGTCATATGTGAAGAAAACCTGTGGGAATATTGCAGCCGCCACAGGCCAGCAAG aTAGTTCTATGGCACACTATGGCTTCCAAAATAAAGTTCAAACTGGGAATGAACAAGATCAGCCAGTGGTAACCAGTTTCATTTACAAGACGTCAAAATTGGATGGAGTCTTGATTtttccagatacacacacacgcacacacaatacacactcacacgcaatacacactcacacacgctacATTCACATGtgtcacacaccacacactctcacacatgccacacgcattcacacacacacaaacacacacacaaacacacacacaaacacacacacacacacacacacacacacacacacacacacacacacacacacacacacacacacacacacacacacacacacacacacacacacacacacacatacaccacacacacacacacacacacacacacacacacacacacacacacacacacacacacacacacacacacacacacacacacacacacacacacacaaacacacacaaacacacacatacacacacacacacacacacacacacacacacacacacatacaccacacacacacacatacaccacacacacacacatacaccacacacacacacatacaccacacacacacacatacaccacacacacacacatacaccacacacacacacatacaccacacacacacacacacacacacacacacacacacacacatacatacatacaccacacacacacacacacacatacaccacacacacacacacacacatacaccacacacacacacacacacatacaccacacacacacacacacacacacacacacacacacacacacacacacacacacacacacacatacaccacacacacacatacaccacacacacacacacgcacatacaccacacacacacacatacaccacacacacacacacatacacacatacaccacacacacacacacatacaccacacacacacacacatacaccacacacacacacacacacacacacatacaccacacacacacacacatacaccacacacacacatacaccacacacaccacacaccacacacacatttgcacttGCAACACATCCTAGCCTAA
- the LOC138864253 gene encoding uncharacterized protein: MKVLALLLASLAAVSAQTEPWCRCAAFVTYEHSEIRVFEAPEITIDSCVDDAKQCKNACTKELNDMSGNGNMWLVQENGLTVGQNICTYMADHFFYFIHNHRVYGYFEVCGGAWEYTGVASQQLLCCNGGKHEHCISK, from the exons ATGAAGGTCCTCGCGCTTCTCTTGGCCTCCCTCGCCGCCGTCAG CGCCCAGACGGAGCCCTGGTGCCGCTGCGCCGCCTTCGTCACCTACGAGCACTCGGAGATCAGGGTGTTCGAAGCGCCCGAAATCACCATCGACTCCTGCGTAGACGACGCCAAGCAGTGCAAGAACGCCTGCACCAAGGAG CTCAACGACATGAGCGGCAACGGCAACATGTGGCTTGTTCAGGAAAACGGCTTGACTGTTGGCCAGAACATCTGCACTTACATGGCCGACCATTTCTTCTACTTCATCCACAACCACAGG GTGTACGGCTACTTCGAGGTATGTGGAGGCGCCTGGGAGTACACCGGAGTGGCGTCGCAGCAGCTGCTGTGCTGCAACGGAGGCAAGCACGAACACTGCATCTCCAAGTAA
- the LOC138859091 gene encoding uncharacterized protein has product MKVLALLLASLAAVSAQTEPWCRCAAFVTYEHSEIRVFEAPEITIDSCVDDAKQCKNACTKELNDMSGNGNMWLVQENGLTVGQNICTYMADHFFYFIHNHRVYGYFEVCGGAWEYTGVASQQLLCCNGGKHEHCISK; this is encoded by the exons ATGAAGGTCCTCGCGCTTCTCTTGGCCTCCCTCGCCGCCGTCAG CGCCCAGACGGAGCCCTGGTGCCGCTGCGCCGCCTTCGTCACCTACGAGCACTCGGAGATCAGGGTGTTCGAAGCGCCCGAAATCACCATCGACTCCTGCGTCGACGACGCCAAGCAGTGCAAGAACGCCTGCACCAAGGAG CTCAACGACATGAGCGGCAACGGCAACATGTGGCTTGTTCAGGAAAACGGCTTGACTGTTGGCCAGAACATCTGCACTTACATGGCCGACCATTTCTTCTACTTCATCCACAACCACAGG GTGTACGGCTACTTCGAGGTGTGTGGAGGCGCCTGGGAGTACACCGGAGTGGCGTCGCAGCAGCTGCTGTGCTGCAACGGAGGCAAGCACGAGCACTGCATCTCTAAGTAA
- the Dd gene encoding CTD nuclear envelope phosphatase 1 homolog yields MYKQLQMGFRTFLLLAQKIWSFICYVLRKQARVVLQYQPVKYEVLPLSPLSKHRLSLVKRKVLVLDLDETLIHSHHDGVIRQMVKPGTPPDFVLKVTIDRHPVRFFVHKRPHVDFFLDIVSQWYDLVVFTASMEIYGAAVADKLDGGRGILRRRYYRQHCTLDYGSYTKDLAAICPDLASIFILDNSPGAYRQYPDNAVPIKSWFSDPLDTSLLNLLPVLDALRFTADVRSVLSRNLHLHRLW; encoded by the exons ATGTATAAACAACTCCAAATGGGCTTTCGTACCTTTCTTCTCTTGGCTCAAAAAATCTGGAGTTTCATCTGTTATGTCTTGAGGAAGCAAGCGAGGGTG GTGTTACAGTACCAGCCAGTGAAATACGAAGTGTTGCCCCTCTCACCCCTGTCTAAACATCGACTAA GTTTGGTGAAGCGCAAAGTGCTAGTATTGGACCTGGACGAGACCCTGATTCACTCACACCACGATGGAGTTATTAGGCAGATGGTCAAGCCAGGAACGCCCCCAGACTTTGTGCTCAAGGTGACCATTGATCGGCACCCTGTACGCTTCTTTGTGCACAAAAGGCCCCACGTCGACTTCTTCCTGGACATC GTGTCACAGTGGTACGACCTTGTGGTATTCACAGCCAGTATGGAGATATATGGAGCAGCTGTAGCAGACAAATTGGACGGAGGTCGAGGGATTTTACGCCGTAGATACTATAGGCAGCACTGCACACTCGATTACGGTAGCTACACCAAGGACCTAGCTGCCATATGTCCAGATCTGGCCTCTATATTCATTCTGGACAATTCCCCCGGTGCATATAGGCAATATCCAG ACAATGCAGTGCCAATCAAGTCATGGTTCAGTGATCCACTGGACACCTCCCTACTCAACTTATTGCCCGTGCTAGATGCACTGCGGTTTACAGCTGATGTACGTTCGGTCTTATCCCGAAACCTACATCTCCACCGTTTATGGTAG